A window of Psychromonas sp. CNPT3 contains these coding sequences:
- the mglC gene encoding galactose/methyl galactoside ABC transporter permease MglC, which translates to MVLFTKKNTLEYVKKGGIYLVLFILLAIIVIQEPSFLSLRNLSNILTQSAVRIIIALGVAGLIITQGTDLSAGRQVGLAAVLSATLLQALDNVNKVFPGLGEMPIIVVIVIVCMVGAFIGLINGIIVAYLKVTPFIATLGMMIIVYGVNSLYFDSVGASPIAGFDERFSNFAQGFITIGNFRLSYLVFYAALAMLFVWILWTKTVFGKNIFAIGGNPEAAKVSGVNVPITLLKIYALSGVFYAFGGMLEAGRIGSATNNLGFMYELDAIAACVVGGVSFAGGVGSVIGVVTGVLIFTIINYGMTYIGVSPYWQYIIKGSIIIFAVALDSMKYADKK; encoded by the coding sequence ATGGTTTTATTTACCAAGAAAAACACACTAGAGTACGTAAAGAAGGGTGGCATTTATTTAGTTTTATTTATTTTGTTAGCAATTATTGTTATTCAAGAGCCGTCTTTTTTAAGTTTGCGTAATTTGAGTAATATTTTAACCCAATCTGCGGTGCGTATTATTATCGCGTTAGGTGTTGCGGGACTTATTATCACGCAAGGCACGGATCTTTCTGCAGGGAGACAAGTGGGATTAGCCGCCGTGTTATCTGCAACATTATTGCAAGCTCTGGATAATGTGAATAAAGTGTTTCCTGGCTTAGGTGAGATGCCAATCATTGTGGTGATTGTGATCGTGTGTATGGTGGGCGCATTTATTGGGCTTATTAATGGCATTATTGTGGCATATTTAAAGGTGACGCCGTTTATTGCAACCTTAGGTATGATGATCATCGTCTATGGTGTTAACTCTTTATATTTTGATAGTGTGGGCGCCTCGCCTATTGCCGGTTTTGATGAACGATTTAGTAATTTTGCACAAGGGTTTATAACGATAGGAAACTTCAGACTTTCATATTTAGTTTTTTACGCTGCGCTAGCGATGTTGTTTGTTTGGATTTTATGGACCAAAACGGTGTTTGGTAAAAACATCTTTGCGATTGGTGGTAATCCAGAAGCGGCTAAAGTATCTGGTGTTAATGTGCCTATTACCTTACTTAAAATTTATGCTTTATCGGGTGTTTTTTATGCTTTCGGCGGGATGTTAGAGGCCGGGCGTATCGGCAGTGCAACCAACAATTTAGGCTTTATGTATGAGTTAGATGCCATTGCCGCTTGTGTGGTTGGGGGCGTGTCTTTTGCCGGTGGCGTAGGTAGCGTGATAGGCGTCGTCACAGGGGTACTTATTTTTACTATTATTAATTATGGTATGACATATATCGGTGTTAGCCCATATTGGCAGTACATCATTAAGGGTAGTATTATTATATTTGCGGTCGCACTCGATTCAATGAAATATGCAGATAAAAAATAA
- the mglA gene encoding galactose/methyl galactoside ABC transporter ATP-binding protein MglA, with amino-acid sequence MKQTIESEFLLEMTGISKSFPGVKALDKVNLRIRPHSIHALMGENGAGKSTLLKCLFGIYEKDEGEILFLGKTIKFATSKEALESGISMVHQELNQVLQCSVMDNIWLGRYPKKHFFVDHQKMYVDTKAIFDELEIDIDPKVKVATLSISERQMVEIAKAFSYNAKIVIMDEPTSSLSEKEVSHLFKIINKLKEKGCGIVYISHKMEEIFAICDEITILRDGLWIETCPLSGLTMNQIINKMVGRTLTHRFPPKTNTPKEVILEIKNITALNQPSIQDISFDLHKGEILGIAGLVGARRTDIVETIFGIRERSAGEIILHGKSLKNKDAHQAINNGFALVTEERRTTGIYSNLDITFNSLVANVDKYKNAIGLLSNKKMRSDTQWVIESMSVKTPSHQTHIGSLSGGNQQKIIIGRWLLTNPEILMLDEPTRGIDVGAKFEIYQLILALANKDKGILIISSEMPELLGITDRILVMSNGRVAGIVETAKTSQTEILKLAARYL; translated from the coding sequence ATGAAGCAGACAATAGAGAGCGAATTCTTGCTCGAAATGACAGGGATCAGTAAATCTTTTCCGGGCGTTAAAGCGCTTGATAAAGTAAATCTAAGAATAAGACCTCATTCAATACATGCTTTAATGGGTGAAAATGGTGCGGGTAAATCTACGTTATTAAAATGCTTATTTGGTATTTATGAAAAAGATGAAGGGGAGATCCTTTTTCTGGGAAAAACGATAAAATTTGCCACTTCAAAAGAAGCCCTAGAATCGGGCATTTCAATGGTACATCAAGAATTAAATCAAGTTTTACAATGCTCTGTAATGGATAACATTTGGCTTGGGCGCTACCCGAAAAAACATTTTTTTGTTGATCATCAAAAGATGTATGTTGATACTAAAGCTATTTTTGATGAGCTTGAGATAGACATTGATCCGAAAGTGAAAGTGGCGACATTATCGATATCTGAAAGGCAAATGGTAGAAATAGCCAAAGCATTTTCTTACAACGCTAAAATTGTGATCATGGATGAACCTACCTCTTCTTTAAGTGAAAAAGAAGTGTCTCATTTATTTAAAATCATCAATAAATTAAAAGAAAAAGGCTGTGGGATAGTTTATATCTCTCATAAAATGGAAGAGATTTTTGCTATTTGCGATGAAATAACTATTTTACGTGATGGTTTGTGGATTGAAACTTGCCCGCTATCGGGGCTCACGATGAATCAAATTATCAATAAAATGGTTGGGCGTACGTTAACCCATCGTTTCCCACCGAAAACCAACACCCCCAAAGAAGTTATTTTAGAAATCAAAAATATAACGGCGTTAAACCAGCCTTCTATTCAAGATATATCCTTTGATTTACATAAAGGTGAAATATTGGGCATCGCAGGACTTGTTGGCGCCAGAAGAACGGATATTGTAGAAACTATTTTTGGTATTCGAGAGCGCTCAGCAGGTGAAATTATTCTGCACGGTAAATCACTAAAAAATAAAGATGCACACCAAGCCATTAATAATGGCTTTGCTTTAGTGACAGAAGAGCGCCGCACTACGGGTATTTATAGTAACTTAGATATCACCTTCAACTCTTTGGTTGCGAATGTCGATAAGTATAAAAATGCTATTGGATTATTAAGTAATAAAAAAATGCGCAGTGATACACAGTGGGTGATTGAGTCCATGAGCGTAAAAACGCCGTCACATCAAACCCATATAGGATCGCTTTCAGGTGGTAATCAGCAAAAAATAATTATTGGCCGATGGCTGCTTACCAATCCGGAGATATTAATGCTGGATGAGCCTACGCGCGGTATTGATGTTGGCGCCAAGTTTGAAATTTATCAATTAATATTAGCGCTGGCTAATAAGGATAAAGGAATATTGATTATTTCATCAGAAATGCCGGAACTATTAGGCATTACAGATCGTATTTTAGTGATGAGCAATGGGCGCGTGGCGGGCATTGTAGAAACAGCAAAAACGTCGCAGACTGAAATATTAAAATTAGCAGCTCGTTATTTATAA
- the mglB gene encoding galactose/glucose ABC transporter substrate-binding protein MglB, translating into MKKLTIIAGLIAGITMSTSAVATTKLGFTVYKYDDNFMAVVRQAIEKEASTDSSVQLLMNDSQNSQSMQNDQIDILLARGVKALAINLVDPAAAPVVIKKAKMDNVPIVFYNKEPAANVLASYEKAYFVGTDSKESGVIQGELIAKHWKMHPEWDLNKDGVIQFVLLKGEPGHPDAEARTTYVISTLNDLGIKTEKLHLDTAMWDTAMAKDKMDAWLAGPDGSSIEVVIANNDGMAMGAVEALKSVGETKIPVFGVDALKEAIAMIKSGQMAGTVLNDADNQAKATFELARNLAKGRPATEGTTWEMINHVVRVPYVAVDKSTLAK; encoded by the coding sequence ATGAAAAAATTAACGATAATAGCGGGTCTTATTGCTGGAATAACAATGTCCACGTCGGCTGTTGCCACTACAAAACTTGGATTTACTGTTTATAAATATGATGATAATTTTATGGCTGTTGTGCGTCAAGCAATTGAAAAAGAAGCAAGTACAGATAGCAGTGTGCAATTATTAATGAATGATTCGCAAAATAGCCAATCAATGCAAAATGATCAAATTGATATTTTACTCGCACGTGGCGTAAAAGCGCTGGCGATTAATTTAGTGGATCCAGCGGCCGCTCCAGTCGTCATTAAAAAAGCAAAAATGGATAACGTGCCAATTGTATTTTATAACAAAGAGCCGGCTGCCAATGTACTTGCAAGTTATGAAAAAGCTTATTTTGTAGGGACAGATTCAAAAGAATCTGGCGTTATTCAAGGTGAATTAATCGCTAAACATTGGAAAATGCACCCTGAATGGGATTTAAATAAAGATGGCGTGATCCAGTTTGTCTTACTAAAAGGTGAGCCTGGACATCCAGATGCAGAAGCGCGTACGACTTATGTTATCTCTACCTTAAATGACCTGGGGATAAAAACAGAGAAATTGCACCTTGATACTGCAATGTGGGATACCGCGATGGCCAAAGACAAAATGGATGCATGGCTTGCAGGTCCAGATGGTAGCAGCATTGAAGTTGTGATCGCCAATAATGATGGCATGGCAATGGGCGCAGTTGAAGCTTTAAAATCAGTGGGTGAAACTAAGATCCCCGTTTTTGGTGTTGATGCGTTAAAAGAAGCGATTGCGATGATCAAATCAGGACAAATGGCAGGCACTGTTCTTAATGATGCGGATAATCAAGCAAAAGCAACGTTTGAACTTGCACGTAACCTTGCTAAGGGTCGCCCTGCAACAGAAGGCACCACATGGGAAATGATCAATCACGTGGTACGCGTTCCTTATGTCGCAGTTGATAAAAGTACTTTAGCTAAATAG
- a CDS encoding LacI family DNA-binding transcriptional regulator — MSVTFKDVAQLAKVSTQTVSRVTNGSKNVAAETRKRVFIAIEQLGYVPNKGAQILARAKSKFVGVITVDILHHGASNFVRGIHQQSKELDHEISLSLLTDASFENVIASIKEFKSLRIEFIIINVPLLKEQAEQIVTQFQTQQFIFIDIPDNTQAHSICADHFTGAIQAANLMLTLQKKHILLLSGPKNTLAAEQRIKGWKKTLKAKHIVGLLYGNWAAETGYKLTKNCLKTGIIFDAVLVGNDQMALGVLRALSEFNLNVPTDVAIIGFDNTEDSAYYSPPLTTIEQSFSDIGKQAVLSVFHNAKNQHSQFTHQKFKTTLIERQSTGPSSHLL, encoded by the coding sequence TTGAGTGTCACTTTTAAAGATGTAGCGCAGCTGGCAAAGGTATCCACACAAACGGTGTCAAGAGTTACTAATGGATCAAAAAATGTCGCGGCAGAAACGAGAAAAAGAGTCTTTATAGCTATAGAGCAGCTCGGCTATGTTCCCAATAAAGGTGCACAAATACTCGCACGGGCAAAATCAAAATTTGTCGGGGTGATAACGGTTGATATTTTACATCATGGTGCATCTAATTTTGTGCGTGGTATTCATCAACAAAGTAAAGAATTGGATCATGAGATCTCATTATCCCTTTTAACAGATGCCTCTTTTGAAAATGTCATTGCCTCTATAAAAGAGTTTAAATCCTTACGCATTGAATTCATTATTATCAATGTTCCTTTGTTAAAAGAGCAAGCGGAGCAAATCGTTACACAGTTCCAAACTCAACAATTTATTTTTATTGATATTCCAGACAACACGCAGGCACACTCTATTTGCGCTGACCATTTTACGGGGGCAATACAAGCTGCCAACTTAATGCTGACGTTACAAAAAAAACACATATTATTATTAAGTGGCCCTAAAAACACACTGGCGGCAGAGCAACGTATAAAAGGCTGGAAAAAAACATTAAAAGCCAAGCATATTGTTGGCTTACTTTATGGTAACTGGGCAGCAGAAACTGGCTACAAATTAACCAAAAATTGTTTAAAGACGGGAATAATATTTGATGCGGTATTAGTGGGTAATGATCAAATGGCGCTCGGCGTTTTACGCGCGTTGAGTGAATTTAATCTTAACGTCCCAACAGACGTTGCTATCATTGGTTTTGATAATACAGAAGATAGTGCTTACTACAGTCCCCCCTTAACCACAATAGAGCAGAGCTTTTCTGATATTGGAAAGCAAGCCGTGTTGAGCGTTTTTCATAATGCAAAAAATCAACACAGCCAATTTACTCACCAAAAATTTAAAACAACCTTGATAGAGCGCCAAAGCACGGGTCCGAGCTCTCATCTTCTTTAA
- a CDS encoding LysM peptidoglycan-binding domain-containing protein, producing MPPNPPSEIETLEQVEFTEEIDIEEGLANLGSDPIEDLNLEHIWTKKDNLWLKLAQGLTFDVPDNARIKKERDYFLRHPNYLKQISKRAEPFLYLIIEQIENANLPLELALLPIIESTFDPFAYSPANASGLWQFMPATGKRFSLKQDWWYDGRRDVYASTGAALTYMKYLHGYLDNNWLYAFAAYNSGEGRVRRAVRKNQRNNKATDFWNLSLPRETQEYVPKLLALVDILRDHKKYGITLPVIPNKKVLTYVDTGSQLDLAYAAEIAELSVAEIQLINPAFNHWATSPDGPHKLLIPTRIAKEFSAKLAQTDKSKRIRWERYKVRSGDSLSMIAVRYRTTANVLRQINDINGTLIKIGQPLLIPVASKVEKAYLYSQSQRFSRALRKKTNKKRAISYIVREGDTLWDISRHYKVTSKDIKKWNAIRHNKALRIGQKLTIWKELHKVRINNRTRLVYYRIRTGDSLGFIALKHKVKVADLKRWNKITRNKYIKPGEKLKIYISAPKSSQKKGLKYTILQGDSLSSIAQQFKVSVADLKRWNRLAKKKYINPGDQLTVYAKTSKTKHIKLVHYKIRSGDSLGVIAQKYNVKVVDLQRWNRLTGSKYIKPGQNLKVYIDVFKYRS from the coding sequence ATGCCCCCAAATCCTCCTTCGGAAATTGAAACACTCGAACAAGTTGAATTTACAGAGGAAATAGATATAGAAGAAGGCCTTGCAAACCTTGGATCTGATCCTATTGAAGACTTAAATCTCGAGCACATTTGGACAAAAAAAGATAATTTATGGCTAAAGCTTGCACAAGGTTTAACCTTTGATGTGCCGGATAATGCGCGCATCAAAAAAGAGCGGGATTATTTTTTAAGACATCCTAACTATCTTAAGCAAATATCCAAACGTGCAGAGCCTTTTTTATATTTGATTATCGAGCAGATTGAAAATGCAAATTTACCCCTCGAATTAGCACTTTTACCCATTATTGAAAGCACCTTTGACCCCTTCGCTTATTCCCCTGCAAATGCATCAGGCTTATGGCAATTTATGCCAGCAACAGGTAAGCGTTTTTCATTAAAACAAGATTGGTGGTATGACGGACGGCGCGATGTATATGCATCTACCGGTGCAGCATTGACTTATATGAAGTATTTACATGGGTATCTGGATAATAACTGGCTGTATGCATTTGCAGCTTACAATTCAGGTGAAGGTCGCGTAAGACGTGCGGTAAGAAAAAATCAAAGAAATAATAAAGCCACAGATTTTTGGAATTTGAGTCTACCGAGAGAAACTCAAGAATATGTACCAAAATTATTAGCGCTGGTTGATATATTACGTGATCATAAGAAATATGGGATCACTCTTCCTGTGATCCCTAATAAAAAAGTATTAACGTATGTGGACACAGGCTCGCAACTTGATCTCGCCTATGCAGCTGAAATAGCAGAACTCTCTGTAGCAGAAATTCAATTAATTAATCCCGCTTTTAATCACTGGGCGACCTCTCCTGATGGTCCTCATAAATTATTGATCCCAACTCGGATAGCGAAAGAATTCAGCGCTAAACTCGCACAAACGGATAAAAGTAAACGTATTCGTTGGGAGCGTTATAAAGTGCGCAGTGGTGACAGTTTAAGCATGATCGCAGTACGTTATCGCACGACAGCCAACGTATTACGTCAAATTAATGATATTAACGGTACTTTGATTAAAATTGGTCAACCTTTGCTTATTCCCGTGGCCAGCAAAGTGGAAAAGGCCTATCTGTACAGTCAATCGCAACGTTTTTCACGCGCATTACGTAAAAAGACGAATAAGAAACGTGCGATTAGTTATATTGTACGAGAGGGTGACACGCTTTGGGATATTAGTCGGCATTACAAAGTGACCAGTAAAGACATCAAAAAATGGAATGCGATACGCCATAATAAAGCCTTGCGCATAGGCCAAAAATTAACGATTTGGAAAGAGTTACACAAGGTTAGAATAAATAATCGGACTCGATTAGTTTATTATCGCATTCGCACTGGTGACTCATTAGGCTTTATTGCATTGAAACATAAAGTCAAAGTGGCAGATCTAAAGCGTTGGAATAAAATAACGAGAAACAAATATATTAAACCGGGTGAAAAATTAAAAATATATATTAGTGCACCTAAAAGTAGCCAAAAAAAGGGGCTTAAATATACGATCCTTCAGGGGGACTCATTAAGCTCCATCGCACAACAATTTAAGGTTAGCGTAGCGGATTTAAAGCGTTGGAATAGATTGGCGAAGAAGAAATATATTAACCCGGGGGATCAATTAACGGTCTATGCTAAAACATCGAAAACGAAACACATTAAGTTAGTACATTATAAAATAAGATCTGGTGACTCATTAGGCGTTATTGCGCAGAAATACAATGTAAAAGTAGTTGATTTACAGCGTTGGAACCGTTTGACGGGCAGTAAATACATAAAACCAGGACAAAATCTTAAAGTGTATATTGATGTGTTTAAATATCGTTCGTAG
- the gloB gene encoding hydroxyacylglutathione hydrolase translates to MLQVITIKAFNDNYIWLIKDSQSQRCILVDPGDAQPVLEILEQQNLSVDAILVTHAHQDHIGGISELLAHFNKEIPIYSKDKLFSSSEPVEEGKTLCFFEQRLSLKVMFVPGHTLDHVAYYNDSSLFCGDTLFSAGCGRVMEGTHQQMFTSLARISQLKDTTKVYCAHEYTQQNLIFALHLEPKNRALRAHMQKVAKLRQQGLASVPTTLALEKTLNPFLRCSDTGLKNALQNKLCDEIHDALHCFTKLRQYKDVFIC, encoded by the coding sequence ATGCTACAAGTGATCACTATCAAGGCATTTAATGACAACTATATTTGGCTTATTAAAGATAGTCAAAGCCAACGCTGTATTTTAGTTGATCCGGGTGATGCACAACCGGTTTTAGAAATACTTGAGCAGCAAAACTTAAGTGTAGATGCGATTTTGGTCACTCATGCTCATCAGGATCATATCGGGGGTATCTCTGAATTACTCGCGCACTTTAATAAAGAGATCCCTATTTATAGTAAAGATAAGCTTTTTTCAAGCTCTGAGCCCGTTGAAGAGGGAAAAACACTGTGTTTCTTTGAGCAACGACTCAGCCTTAAAGTGATGTTTGTACCGGGTCATACATTAGATCATGTGGCTTATTACAACGACAGTAGCCTTTTTTGTGGTGATACTTTATTTTCAGCGGGTTGTGGGCGCGTTATGGAAGGGACGCACCAACAAATGTTTACATCATTAGCACGGATAAGTCAGCTAAAAGATACAACCAAGGTTTACTGTGCACACGAGTACACTCAGCAAAACTTAATTTTTGCCTTGCATTTAGAGCCCAAAAATAGGGCTTTACGTGCACATATGCAAAAAGTGGCCAAGTTACGCCAGCAAGGCCTCGCGAGCGTACCAACAACGTTAGCGCTTGAAAAAACATTGAACCCTTTTTTACGTTGTTCTGATACAGGTCTTAAAAATGCATTACAAAATAAACTCTGCGACGAGATCCATGATGCATTGCATTGTTTTACTAAATTGCGTCAATACAAAGATGTTTTTATTTGCTAA
- a CDS encoding class I SAM-dependent methyltransferase — protein sequence MKLAKTSRRLTQLESWHQLPHGEALLKQTQQRIDAYLPLSFGYNLLKLGNLSCQLDTKRSAIPTQIHCAPQGDGIGLYAELDQLPLQDSCIDLCILSHELDFSNDPHQLLREIDRVLTIDGVLIVSGYNPLSGFGLRLLCTPKKVQTARLFAPSRVIDWLHLLGYEIKEQQHFNFLSYAGKYAFFMHLERFAQRYLPLLCSTYFIVAKKRSSPITPIKSTFKFRQKIILRQPLTTRHLKHKSPEPK from the coding sequence ATGAAGTTAGCCAAAACATCCCGAAGACTAACACAGCTTGAAAGCTGGCATCAGCTTCCCCATGGTGAGGCATTGTTAAAACAAACTCAACAGCGCATTGATGCTTATTTGCCGCTTTCTTTTGGCTATAATTTATTAAAACTAGGCAATCTAAGTTGCCAACTTGATACTAAACGCTCTGCGATACCGACTCAAATCCACTGCGCACCGCAAGGAGACGGTATTGGTCTTTACGCTGAATTAGATCAACTACCACTGCAAGATTCATGCATTGATTTATGTATTCTTTCTCATGAACTCGATTTTTCTAACGATCCACATCAATTGTTACGAGAAATTGATCGCGTATTAACCATTGATGGCGTTCTCATTGTCAGTGGCTACAACCCACTCAGTGGTTTTGGCTTAAGATTGCTTTGTACCCCTAAAAAAGTACAGACAGCCCGCTTATTTGCGCCCAGCCGGGTTATTGACTGGTTACATCTTCTTGGCTATGAAATAAAAGAACAACAACACTTTAATTTTCTTTCTTACGCCGGAAAATACGCTTTCTTTATGCACTTAGAGCGTTTCGCACAACGTTACCTGCCTTTACTTTGCAGTACGTACTTTATTGTAGCCAAAAAACGCAGTTCGCCAATAACCCCCATTAAATCCACGTTTAAGTTTCGTCAAAAAATCATTTTACGCCAGCCACTGACGACGCGGCACCTTAAACATAAGAGCCCAGAGCCTAAATAG
- the rnhA gene encoding ribonuclease HI: MKKIEIYTDGSCLGNPGPGGYGVVLIFNKHRKELAEGYVRTTNNRMEMLACIKGLQSLTERCEVDLTTDSQYVRQGITLWIHNWKKRGWKTASKAPVKNVDLWKALDLAQEKHTVHWHWVKGHSGHPENECCDDLARNAAENDAHQDDVGYKG; encoded by the coding sequence ATGAAAAAAATAGAAATTTATACCGATGGATCTTGTTTAGGTAACCCCGGTCCTGGTGGATATGGTGTGGTACTTATCTTTAATAAACATCGTAAAGAGCTGGCTGAGGGCTATGTGCGTACAACCAATAACCGCATGGAAATGCTAGCTTGTATAAAAGGGCTACAATCTTTAACGGAAAGATGTGAAGTCGATCTGACCACTGATAGTCAATATGTTCGTCAAGGGATCACACTGTGGATCCACAATTGGAAGAAACGTGGCTGGAAAACCGCATCAAAAGCGCCGGTGAAAAACGTTGATCTCTGGAAGGCGCTGGATCTGGCTCAAGAAAAACATACCGTGCATTGGCACTGGGTAAAAGGGCATTCTGGTCATCCAGAAAATGAGTGCTGTGATGATCTGGCCCGAAACGCAGCTGAAAATGATGCACACCAAGATGATGTGGGCTACAAAGGATAA
- the dnaQ gene encoding DNA polymerase III subunit epsilon, which produces MNTSKVNRQVVLDTETTGMNKDGTIYLGHRIIEIGCVEVINRRLTGRHYHVYLQPDREVDPEAVTVHGITDEFLQDKPHFADIADDFIDFIRGADLVIHNAPFDVGFMDQEFRFLNKKTQPTEEIATVTDTLVMAKKMFPGKRNNLDILCDRYGINTKHRTLHGALLDAEILADVYLLMSGGQSKLNLSDDLDNMDSHTRQPRTSNNPLCIIRATAAENKAHIERLQLIKDNLWLS; this is translated from the coding sequence ATGAACACAAGTAAAGTGAACCGACAGGTCGTTTTAGATACCGAAACGACAGGAATGAATAAAGATGGCACTATTTACCTTGGGCATCGCATCATTGAAATTGGTTGTGTTGAAGTGATCAACCGACGTTTAACCGGTCGCCATTATCATGTGTATTTACAACCCGATAGAGAGGTCGATCCAGAAGCGGTTACCGTACATGGGATCACCGATGAATTTTTGCAAGATAAACCGCATTTTGCAGATATTGCCGACGATTTTATTGATTTTATCCGAGGTGCCGATTTAGTTATTCACAATGCGCCCTTCGATGTCGGCTTTATGGATCAAGAGTTTCGTTTTTTAAATAAAAAAACCCAGCCCACCGAAGAAATAGCCACGGTCACCGATACATTAGTCATGGCTAAAAAGATGTTTCCGGGTAAACGTAATAACTTGGATATACTTTGTGATCGTTACGGCATCAATACTAAGCACCGAACCTTGCATGGGGCGCTACTCGATGCTGAAATATTAGCCGATGTTTATCTGTTAATGTCCGGCGGGCAAAGCAAACTAAACCTGAGTGATGACCTTGATAATATGGACAGTCATACTCGTCAACCTCGCACATCTAACAACCCGCTTTGCATTATTCGAGCAACCGCAGCTGAAAATAAAGCGCATATAGAACGCTTACAATTAATAAAGGATAACTTATGGCTCTCATA